One window from the genome of Daphnia pulex isolate KAP4 chromosome 9, ASM2113471v1 encodes:
- the LOC124203135 gene encoding uncharacterized protein LOC124203135 isoform X27 → MTNMSRILPLLLLSVLLVNGQIPKRDSSDTLDDSFWTEETSVGDVEKLLKEHRENQDLVRSIGGSHYQIVFPVQLRHREKMGISTREIGATKTMERPSESSRMNERYSTQQQTGKHYHRTSLLIKAFSHKFRLDLELNSQLLAPNLIQKHFLPGGVEQFSKQEIEHCYYHGTVKDYPGAVAAFRTCSGVSGIIHIGNETFVIHPFYGGDLSQRKHPHVIFEARTKVKQMCANTGMLEYGLRSGNYRGGGGGKGQSKQPKSNERQKRDVREVTKYVETALVLDKAMFEKRNGSRRIEVVQDAIQIANIADLYFRTLNTRVSVVYIETWASENQAPVDRSQDIHRALLNFNDYISRKLYNVIKDTTQLLSGETFAGGSGMAAPDTICTPRSVGLSVDINPYEPHLVAGTMAHMIGHNIGMGHDDGRDECHCGDWHGCIMSQSIMGLESVQPYKFSECSLSDYIEKLKIGHSICLFNRPNQLEDFRTCGNGVVEDGEECDCGTIEECHDSDPCCDPITCKLTAEAECASGPCCDDCKLRPKGYLCRDATNECDLPEICNGRSGQCPLDIYKKNGNQCEINKGYCFNGVCPTLDSQCRLIWGDGGLSGDRKCFEQFNSQGSINGHCGQDSHNNYIRCDAEHVMCGSLQCQMGTRYPIVAGMDQMYSRTLVSMAGREFECKITSGTVAAADLPDLGIVRDGTPCGNSLICMNKTCSSIYPHIDRSKCPSNNVALDCSGHGVCSNINSCFCDAGWTGHDCSTQTNDSYIRSGFQSGDKMGAAEASERDSANAGALGTGAPPPLNGVTTLMPEAQTSNSKTTSYVDRSGHSTVFMVVMLVSVVGGVFIVFALMALCYRSVVVHRNLSLCLRKSTMPKYDPPYLKRPLVNASGQMMTLPKPPGGGGGGGNAGGAGPSGMGAAGPSGINNATGNHHHAATMSTDALSLEAGAKGISFGTMPSYNNRFPGAGNVQLQQHQHHHHQHQQHQQQQQHIVQHMKQRQHPHMDGISSASHSHVNSPNSTPAHHGISNHIMQASASEDETLQSGEDEGTAFLDGMPQSNNLSSSGMNKQPEKGILKKSGGGVYGSVGGGGGISSSQQQLGGGGGGGGHGGPSLTLPLGRMNSGSSMMMNKEKWSEESQSDNQEVMSVLLSPDGGSSRISDRLAASSLSDVERTLKSLNGYHEDILQALRSAAASQRSASTASLSDELRKSFAESYADYFPPPDYLSMRSLNNHDKHGGVGGRGGVMGPGSSVSSTSERLPGLASPLPGGGSLGVGAHGGGDSGDEGDLVPPCGPIRIRNLEDLIRQLERHSARHTSPNGSEDIRMSETEADRHYRLMEAAAGGGVPGLGASDSQAGDALRFVYGRYRQPTSVPGISLYETTSNENNHDHHDDIKHGGHGGDPGDSDESDRCFGLY, encoded by the exons ATGACAAACATGTCGCGGATATTGCCACTGCTCCTGCTGTCCGTCCTCCTCGTCAACGGACAAATCCCCAAAagag ATTCGTCGGATACGTTGGACGATTCCTTCTGGACCGAGGAGACTTCAGTCG GCGATGTGGAAAAGTTGCTCAAAGAGCATCGGGAGAATCAGGACCTGGTGCGTTCCATAGGAGGCAGCCACTACCAAATCGTCTTCCCCGTTCAGCTGAGACACCGCGAGAAGATGGGCATTTCCACCCGTGAGATCGGAGCCACAAAG ACTATGGAGCGACCGTCTGAATCTAGCAGGATGAATGAACGCTACAGCACTCAG CAACAGACGGGCAAGCACTACCACCGGACGTCGCTCCTGATCAAAGCTTTCAGCCACAAGTTCCGGCTGGACTTGGAATTGAACTC GCAGCTGTTGGCACCCAACTTGATCCAGAAGCATTTTCTGCCCGGCGGAGTTGAACAGTTCTCCAAACAG gaaatcgagCACTGCTACTACCACGGAACGGTCAAGGACTATCCAGGAGCCGTGGCGGCCTTCCGGACGTGCAGCGGAGTCAGCGGAATCATCCACATTGGCAACGAGACGTTCGTGATCCATCCGTTTTACGGCGGCGATCTCTCG CAGAGGAAACACCCTCACGTCATCTTCGAAGCCCGGACCAAAGTCAAGCAAATGTGCGCCAACACGGGCATGCTCGAGTACGGCCTCCGCTCGGGCAACTACCGCGGAGGCGGCGGTGGCAAAGGTCAGTCCAAACAGCCGAAATCCAACGAGCGACAAAAGAGGGACGTCCGCGAAGTGACCAAATACGTCGAAACGGCCCTGGTCCTTGACAAAGCCATG TTTGAGAAGCGCAACGGCAGCCGACGGATCGAAGTCGTCCAGGACGCCATTCAAATCGCCAATATCGCCGACCTG TATTTCCGGACGCTCAACACCCGCGTTTCGGTCGTGTACATTGAGACGTGGGCCAGCGAGAACCAGGCGCCGGTCGACCGGTCCCAGGACATCCACCGGGCCCTCCTCAACTTTAACGACTACATTTCGCGCAAACTCTACAATGTCATCAAGGACACCACTCAACTTTTGTC CGGAGAGACTTTTGCCGGAGGGTCCGGAATGGCGGCACCGGACACGATTTGCACGCCCAGATCGGTGGGGCTGAGCGTCGACATCAACCCGTACGAGCCTCACCTGGTGGCCGGCACCATGGCCCACATGATCGGCCACAACATTGGCATGGGTCACGACGACGGCC GTGACGAATGCCATTGCGGAGATTGGCACGGCTGCATCATGTCTCAATCGATCATGGGCCTGGAAAGCGTCCAGCCCTACAAGTTCTCCGAGTGCAGCCTCTCCGACTACATCGAGAAGCTGAAAATCGGCCACAGCATCTGCCTCTTCAACCGGCCCAATCAG CTGGAGGACTTCCGCACTTGCGGCAATGGCGTCGTCGAGGATGGAGAGGAATGCGATTGCGGAACGATCGAGGAGTGTCACGATTCCGATCCTTGTTGCGATCCCATCACGTGCAAATTGACGGCAGAAGCCGAATGCGCTTCCGGACCGTGTTGCGACGATTGCAAA TTGAGACCGAAAGGCTATCTCTGTCGGGATGCCACCAACGAGTGCGACTTGCCGGAAATTTGTAACGGGCGTTCGGGTCAGTGTCCGCTGGACATTTACAAGAAGAACGGCAACCAGTGCGAGATCAATAAAGGCTACTGCTTCAATGGCGTCTGCCCGACCCTGGACAGCCAATGCCGACTCATTTGGGGCGACG GCGGACTTTCGGGCGACCGCAAGTGTTTCGAGCAGTTCAATTCGCAAGGATCAATCAACGGCCATTGCGGGCAGGATTCCCACAACAATTACATTCGCTGCGATGCGGAGCACGTCATGTGCGGATCGCTGCAATGCCAAATGGGAACGCGCTACCCCATCGTCGCCGGAATGGATCAAATGTATTCGAGGACTCTGGTCTCCATGGCCGGACGGGAATTCGAGTGCAA GATCACCAGCGGGACCGTTGCGGCTGCCGATCTGCCGGATTTGGGGATTGTGCGGGACGGAACTCCTTGCGGAAACAGTCTG ATTTGCATGAACAAGACGTGCAGCAGCATTTACCCGCACATCGACCGATCGAAATGTCCCAGCAACAACGTGGCGCTGGATTGCTCCGGCCACGGCGTTTGCTCCAACATCAACTCGTGTTTCTGCGACGCCGGATGGACTGGCCACGATTGCTCGACCCAGACCAACGACAGTTACATCCGCAGCGGCTTCCAGTCCGGCGACAAGATGGGCGCTGCGGAGGCATCCGAACGCGATTCGGCCAACGCTGGCGCCCTGGGCACGGGGGCTCCTCCGCCGCTCAACGGCGTCACCACCCTCATGCCGGAAGCGCaaaccagcaacagcaaaacCACCTCCTACG TAGACCGAAGTGGTCACAGCACGGTGTTcatggtggtgatgctggtctCGGTAGTAGGGGGCGTATTTATCGTCTTTGCCCTAATGGCCCTCTGCTACAGGTCAGTGGTGGTACACAGAAACCTCTCCCTTTGCCTCAG GAAGAGCACGATGCCCAAATATGATCCGCCCTATTTGAAGCGGCCCCTTGTCAACGCTTCCGGACAAATGATGACTTTGCCCAAGCCGccgggcggaggaggaggaggaggcaacGCCGGAGGAGCCGGTCCGTCTGGTATGGGAGCTGCCGGGCCTTCGGGCATTAATAACGCCACGGGCAATCACCATCACGCGGCCACCATGTCGACGGATGCCCTTTCACTGGAAGCCGGTGCCAAAGGCATTTCCTTCGGCACTATGCCTTCCTACAA CAATCGATTCCCCGGTGCTGGAAACGTCCAGCTTCAGcaacaccagcaccaccaccaccagcatcaacagcaccagcagcagcagcagcacattgTCCAGCACATGAAGCAGCGCCAGCATCCGCACATGGACGGCATCAGTTCGGCGTCGCACAGTCACGTCAACAGTCCCAATTCGACGCCGGCCCATCACGGCATCAGCAACCACATCATGCAGGCGTCGGCCAGCGAGGACGAGACCCTCCAGTCGGGCGAGGACGAAGGGACGGCCTTCCTGGACGGCATGCCGCAGTCCAACAATTTGTCCAGCTCCGGAATGAACAAGCAGCCGGAGAAGGGCATCTTGAAGAAATCGGGCGGAGGAGTTTACGGTTCGGttggcggaggcggcggaaTCAGCTCatctcagcagcagctgggcggcggaggtggtggtggtggacacGGAGGGCCGTCGCTGACCCTACCCCTGGGCCGGATGAACAGCGGCTCGTCCATGATGATGAACAAGGAAAAGTGGAGCGAAGAGTCGCAGTCAGACAACCAGGAAGTCATGTCCGTCTTGCTGTCGCCGGATGGCGGAAGTAGCCGGATTAGCGACCGGTTGGCGGCGTCCAGCCTGTCGGACGTTGAGCGAACTCTCAAGAGCCTCAATGGATACCACGAAGACATCCTTCAA GCTCTGCGGAGTGCGGCTGCCAGCCAACGAAGTGCCAGTACGGCCAGCTTGTCGGATGAGTTGCGGAAGTCGTTTGCCGAGTCGTACGCCGACTATTTCCCTCCGCCCGACTACCTGTCCATGCGGAGTCTCAACAATCACGACAAGCACGGCGGAGTGGGCGGACGGGGCGGCGTCATGGGCCCCGGCAGCAGCGTCAGCAGCACCAGCGAGAGATTGCCCGGCCTGGCCAGCCCGCTGCCCGGCGGAGGCTCGCTGGGCGTCGGCGCCCACGGCGGCGGAGACAGTGGAGACGAGGGCGACCTGGTCCCACCGTGCGGGCCGATCCGCATCCGCAATTTGGAGGACCTCATCCGCCAGCTGGAGCGGCACAGCGCCCGGCACACGAGCCCCAACGGCTCCGAGGACATCCGCATGTCGGAAACGGAAGCCGACCGACACTACCGGCTGATGGAGGCGGCGGCAGGAGGCGGCGTTCCCGGTTTAGGAGCTTCTGATTCCCAAGCAGG CGATGCCTTGCGGTTCGTCTACGGCCGTTACCGACAGCCGACCTCCGTGCCGGGCATCAGCCTTTACGAAACAACCAGCAACGAGAATAATCACGACCACCACGACGACATCAAACACGGCGGACACGGCGGCGATCCGGGCGATTCCGACGAGAGCGATAG GTGTTTCGGCCTGTACTGA
- the LOC124203135 gene encoding uncharacterized protein LOC124203135 isoform X26 — translation MTNMSRILPLLLLSVLLVNGQIPKRDSSDTLDDSFWTEETSVGDVEKLLKEHRENQDLVRSIGGSHYQIVFPVQLRHREKMGISTREIGATKTMERPSESSRMNERYSTQQQTGKHYHRTSLLIKAFSHKFRLDLELNSQLLAPNLIQKHFLPGGVEQFSKQEIEHCYYHGTVKDYPGAVAAFRTCSGVSGIIHIGNETFVIHPFYGGDLSQRKHPHVIFEARTKVKQMCANTGMLEYGLRSGNYRGGGGGKGQSKQPKSNERQKRDVREVTKYVETALVLDKAMFEKRNGSRRIEVVQDAIQIANIADLYFRTLNTRVSVVYIETWASENQAPVDRSQDIHRALLNFNDYISRKLYNVIKDTTQLLSGETFAGGSGMAAPDTICTPRSVGLSVDINPYEPHLVAGTMAHMIGHNIGMGHDDGRDECHCGDWHGCIMSQSIMGLESVQPYKFSECSLSDYIEKLKIGHSICLFNRPNQLEDFRTCGNGVVEDGEECDCGTIEECHDSDPCCDPITCKLTAEAECASGPCCDDCKLRPKGYLCRDATNECDLPEICNGRSGQCPLDIYKKNGNQCEINKGYCFNGVCPTLDSQCRLIWGDGGLSGDRKCFEQFNSQGSINGHCGQDSHNNYIRCDAEHVMCGSLQCQMGTRYPIVAGMDQMYSRTLVSMAGREFECKITSGTVAAADLPDLGIVRDGTPCGNSLICMNKTCSSIYPHIDRSKCPSNNVALDCSGHGVCSNINSCFCDAGWTGHDCSTQTNDSYIRSGFQSGDKMGAAEASERDSANAGALGTGAPPPLNGVTTLMPEAQTSNSKTTSYDRSGHSTVFMVVMLVSVVGGVFIVFALMALCYRSVVVHRNLSLCLRRKSTMPKYDPPYLKRPLVNASGQMMTLPKPPGGGGGGGNAGGAGPSGMGAAGPSGINNATGNHHHAATMSTDALSLEAGAKGISFGTMPSYNNRFPGAGNVQLQQHQHHHHQHQQHQQQQQHIVQHMKQRQHPHMDGISSASHSHVNSPNSTPAHHGISNHIMQASASEDETLQSGEDEGTAFLDGMPQSNNLSSSGMNKQPEKGILKKSGGGVYGSVGGGGGISSSQQQLGGGGGGGGHGGPSLTLPLGRMNSGSSMMMNKEKWSEESQSDNQEVMSVLLSPDGGSSRISDRLAASSLSDVERTLKSLNGYHEDILQALRSAAASQRSASTASLSDELRKSFAESYADYFPPPDYLSMRSLNNHDKHGGVGGRGGVMGPGSSVSSTSERLPGLASPLPGGGSLGVGAHGGGDSGDEGDLVPPCGPIRIRNLEDLIRQLERHSARHTSPNGSEDIRMSETEADRHYRLMEAAAGGGVPGLGASDSQAGDALRFVYGRYRQPTSVPGISLYETTSNENNHDHHDDIKHGGHGGDPGDSDESDRCFGLY, via the exons ATGACAAACATGTCGCGGATATTGCCACTGCTCCTGCTGTCCGTCCTCCTCGTCAACGGACAAATCCCCAAAagag ATTCGTCGGATACGTTGGACGATTCCTTCTGGACCGAGGAGACTTCAGTCG GCGATGTGGAAAAGTTGCTCAAAGAGCATCGGGAGAATCAGGACCTGGTGCGTTCCATAGGAGGCAGCCACTACCAAATCGTCTTCCCCGTTCAGCTGAGACACCGCGAGAAGATGGGCATTTCCACCCGTGAGATCGGAGCCACAAAG ACTATGGAGCGACCGTCTGAATCTAGCAGGATGAATGAACGCTACAGCACTCAG CAACAGACGGGCAAGCACTACCACCGGACGTCGCTCCTGATCAAAGCTTTCAGCCACAAGTTCCGGCTGGACTTGGAATTGAACTC GCAGCTGTTGGCACCCAACTTGATCCAGAAGCATTTTCTGCCCGGCGGAGTTGAACAGTTCTCCAAACAG gaaatcgagCACTGCTACTACCACGGAACGGTCAAGGACTATCCAGGAGCCGTGGCGGCCTTCCGGACGTGCAGCGGAGTCAGCGGAATCATCCACATTGGCAACGAGACGTTCGTGATCCATCCGTTTTACGGCGGCGATCTCTCG CAGAGGAAACACCCTCACGTCATCTTCGAAGCCCGGACCAAAGTCAAGCAAATGTGCGCCAACACGGGCATGCTCGAGTACGGCCTCCGCTCGGGCAACTACCGCGGAGGCGGCGGTGGCAAAGGTCAGTCCAAACAGCCGAAATCCAACGAGCGACAAAAGAGGGACGTCCGCGAAGTGACCAAATACGTCGAAACGGCCCTGGTCCTTGACAAAGCCATG TTTGAGAAGCGCAACGGCAGCCGACGGATCGAAGTCGTCCAGGACGCCATTCAAATCGCCAATATCGCCGACCTG TATTTCCGGACGCTCAACACCCGCGTTTCGGTCGTGTACATTGAGACGTGGGCCAGCGAGAACCAGGCGCCGGTCGACCGGTCCCAGGACATCCACCGGGCCCTCCTCAACTTTAACGACTACATTTCGCGCAAACTCTACAATGTCATCAAGGACACCACTCAACTTTTGTC CGGAGAGACTTTTGCCGGAGGGTCCGGAATGGCGGCACCGGACACGATTTGCACGCCCAGATCGGTGGGGCTGAGCGTCGACATCAACCCGTACGAGCCTCACCTGGTGGCCGGCACCATGGCCCACATGATCGGCCACAACATTGGCATGGGTCACGACGACGGCC GTGACGAATGCCATTGCGGAGATTGGCACGGCTGCATCATGTCTCAATCGATCATGGGCCTGGAAAGCGTCCAGCCCTACAAGTTCTCCGAGTGCAGCCTCTCCGACTACATCGAGAAGCTGAAAATCGGCCACAGCATCTGCCTCTTCAACCGGCCCAATCAG CTGGAGGACTTCCGCACTTGCGGCAATGGCGTCGTCGAGGATGGAGAGGAATGCGATTGCGGAACGATCGAGGAGTGTCACGATTCCGATCCTTGTTGCGATCCCATCACGTGCAAATTGACGGCAGAAGCCGAATGCGCTTCCGGACCGTGTTGCGACGATTGCAAA TTGAGACCGAAAGGCTATCTCTGTCGGGATGCCACCAACGAGTGCGACTTGCCGGAAATTTGTAACGGGCGTTCGGGTCAGTGTCCGCTGGACATTTACAAGAAGAACGGCAACCAGTGCGAGATCAATAAAGGCTACTGCTTCAATGGCGTCTGCCCGACCCTGGACAGCCAATGCCGACTCATTTGGGGCGACG GCGGACTTTCGGGCGACCGCAAGTGTTTCGAGCAGTTCAATTCGCAAGGATCAATCAACGGCCATTGCGGGCAGGATTCCCACAACAATTACATTCGCTGCGATGCGGAGCACGTCATGTGCGGATCGCTGCAATGCCAAATGGGAACGCGCTACCCCATCGTCGCCGGAATGGATCAAATGTATTCGAGGACTCTGGTCTCCATGGCCGGACGGGAATTCGAGTGCAA GATCACCAGCGGGACCGTTGCGGCTGCCGATCTGCCGGATTTGGGGATTGTGCGGGACGGAACTCCTTGCGGAAACAGTCTG ATTTGCATGAACAAGACGTGCAGCAGCATTTACCCGCACATCGACCGATCGAAATGTCCCAGCAACAACGTGGCGCTGGATTGCTCCGGCCACGGCGTTTGCTCCAACATCAACTCGTGTTTCTGCGACGCCGGATGGACTGGCCACGATTGCTCGACCCAGACCAACGACAGTTACATCCGCAGCGGCTTCCAGTCCGGCGACAAGATGGGCGCTGCGGAGGCATCCGAACGCGATTCGGCCAACGCTGGCGCCCTGGGCACGGGGGCTCCTCCGCCGCTCAACGGCGTCACCACCCTCATGCCGGAAGCGCaaaccagcaacagcaaaacCACCTCCTACG ACCGAAGTGGTCACAGCACGGTGTTcatggtggtgatgctggtctCGGTAGTAGGGGGCGTATTTATCGTCTTTGCCCTAATGGCCCTCTGCTACAGGTCAGTGGTGGTACACAGAAACCTCTCCCTTTGCCTCAG AAGGAAGAGCACGATGCCCAAATATGATCCGCCCTATTTGAAGCGGCCCCTTGTCAACGCTTCCGGACAAATGATGACTTTGCCCAAGCCGccgggcggaggaggaggaggaggcaacGCCGGAGGAGCCGGTCCGTCTGGTATGGGAGCTGCCGGGCCTTCGGGCATTAATAACGCCACGGGCAATCACCATCACGCGGCCACCATGTCGACGGATGCCCTTTCACTGGAAGCCGGTGCCAAAGGCATTTCCTTCGGCACTATGCCTTCCTACAA CAATCGATTCCCCGGTGCTGGAAACGTCCAGCTTCAGcaacaccagcaccaccaccaccagcatcaacagcaccagcagcagcagcagcacattgTCCAGCACATGAAGCAGCGCCAGCATCCGCACATGGACGGCATCAGTTCGGCGTCGCACAGTCACGTCAACAGTCCCAATTCGACGCCGGCCCATCACGGCATCAGCAACCACATCATGCAGGCGTCGGCCAGCGAGGACGAGACCCTCCAGTCGGGCGAGGACGAAGGGACGGCCTTCCTGGACGGCATGCCGCAGTCCAACAATTTGTCCAGCTCCGGAATGAACAAGCAGCCGGAGAAGGGCATCTTGAAGAAATCGGGCGGAGGAGTTTACGGTTCGGttggcggaggcggcggaaTCAGCTCatctcagcagcagctgggcggcggaggtggtggtggtggacacGGAGGGCCGTCGCTGACCCTACCCCTGGGCCGGATGAACAGCGGCTCGTCCATGATGATGAACAAGGAAAAGTGGAGCGAAGAGTCGCAGTCAGACAACCAGGAAGTCATGTCCGTCTTGCTGTCGCCGGATGGCGGAAGTAGCCGGATTAGCGACCGGTTGGCGGCGTCCAGCCTGTCGGACGTTGAGCGAACTCTCAAGAGCCTCAATGGATACCACGAAGACATCCTTCAA GCTCTGCGGAGTGCGGCTGCCAGCCAACGAAGTGCCAGTACGGCCAGCTTGTCGGATGAGTTGCGGAAGTCGTTTGCCGAGTCGTACGCCGACTATTTCCCTCCGCCCGACTACCTGTCCATGCGGAGTCTCAACAATCACGACAAGCACGGCGGAGTGGGCGGACGGGGCGGCGTCATGGGCCCCGGCAGCAGCGTCAGCAGCACCAGCGAGAGATTGCCCGGCCTGGCCAGCCCGCTGCCCGGCGGAGGCTCGCTGGGCGTCGGCGCCCACGGCGGCGGAGACAGTGGAGACGAGGGCGACCTGGTCCCACCGTGCGGGCCGATCCGCATCCGCAATTTGGAGGACCTCATCCGCCAGCTGGAGCGGCACAGCGCCCGGCACACGAGCCCCAACGGCTCCGAGGACATCCGCATGTCGGAAACGGAAGCCGACCGACACTACCGGCTGATGGAGGCGGCGGCAGGAGGCGGCGTTCCCGGTTTAGGAGCTTCTGATTCCCAAGCAGG CGATGCCTTGCGGTTCGTCTACGGCCGTTACCGACAGCCGACCTCCGTGCCGGGCATCAGCCTTTACGAAACAACCAGCAACGAGAATAATCACGACCACCACGACGACATCAAACACGGCGGACACGGCGGCGATCCGGGCGATTCCGACGAGAGCGATAG GTGTTTCGGCCTGTACTGA